In Gracilinanus agilis isolate LMUSP501 chromosome 1, AgileGrace, whole genome shotgun sequence, the sequence TATGTccagttctgggtgccacattcTAAGAGGGTTATAGAGAAGGTACGTTCATTGAGAGGAGGGCACTGAGATTCAAGAGAAGTCCAGAGACTATGCTATATGAAGATCTGAAGGGAATACCTGATaactcttttcaaatatttgaagagctgaCGCATGAAaagaggattagatttgttcagagttgttcaagaaaggaaaaagctGCTTCAGGAGGTCACAGCAGCTTTCCCCTTCTGGAAGCTTTTTGAGCAGAAGTTATGCTATAGAGAAGAATCCTGGTTAAACAGCTATTACACTGATGAAAAGATTTATTACAATGCTACAGAAATCTCCTGGTACAGATTAGGAGTTCTTTTAtgctttaaaatcttttattcttgtttatttctttgaatcacttctttccttcttttaaggaCTACTTCATTCTTTCGGAGAATGTGATCCTTTTACTTCTTATATTCTTTTACTTCTCCTTTAAAAGTCAAAGCAATCTACATATGGAGTATACATACTCATTACTCAGGATAGGCAGAAAGATAGTACAGTGTGGAGGATACTGTGAAATTTTTCTTACAATTACTATTTACTGCAACTGAGAGGTCAGGTTACTTGTTCAAGACCACACAGACAAGTGTTAATATTAGTTCACTTATATCAATATTGTTGCTTTCTTTCATAGCTTAACGGGGTCTCTTTTCCCATCATACCCTTGCATAGTtcatttttgaatctatgttcttATGGCTAACTCTGATTTGTAATTAGCCAAATTAGGTAAATCCCCAGCAAACCTAGAAGTAAATTCTCAGATGTCACATGGAAGTTcttaaatagaaatttatttttctcctctccagCTATTTATTCTTGCCTTGCCTCCCTGTCTTAGCATCATTCTCCATCCTTTACTTATGTTGCTGAATTTTAAAATCtaagaatttatattctttgtttACATCATAAATAAAGACTTACTTATTCTCTACTAAAATTCATTTTGTCAGGACTGTCCTGTTTTGGCCTGCCAAGATCTTTTTTCGCTGTAATAGTCTCATCTAGTGTTTGATCttttcttcccagctgtgtttaTTTATTTCTACACATTTCTAAAGTCATTTTTTCCTAGGCATTGATAAATATGTTGAAGAGGCCAGGGCCAAGTATAGTCCTGCATTAGCACACCAATAAACAATTAGGAACTGAGACTCTCCAGTGGATGCCTTCATGAAAATTACTTGGGTCCAGCTGTTTAACCAATTACAAAGAGACTCACTGCATACTATCATCTAGCCTACATTCCTTCAATTTACCCCTAGGCTATGACAAAAAACTCTATCAGATGCCTAGCTGAAATCCAGAAATATTGTctgttttaaaaagcaaatgttaaTATGGTATGATTTGTACTTAGTGAAATTATGCTGACTCCTAGGGATCACTGATCTCCTTACAAACTATCTATTTCATATGTTCTTCCAGAAATGTTCTGAGGATGGATTCCAAAATCACTAGGCTTCATGCTTGATGGTCATTACAAAAAAATACATTATGACTTAAAAgcttcaaaacttaaaaaaaaccaggaGGTTGACCAAAAAGATCCTTACAATGTTTTATACAATACTTACTAAAGcagattttatttaaaacacCTTACTCAAATATAAATTCGTTAGTGTGAGAAGCGGCATCTATGTTCCTCCTGATTATATATATTAATCTAATTTACTAgttaaatacttgaaaacaacTGTAATGAGCTCtaatattttttaccaattatacaAATTCAACTCCTACAATTAGAAACAGTAACTTTAGTCATGTTTAGTTTATAAAATTAatctagctttaaaaaaagatgaatcattttaaaaaagagggaaaatacttcaaacttttttttttttttttaccacagaGGCAAGTTGTTGATGATACAACATCTGTTGTATGAGAAGCTTTGTTATTTTCCTCCTACCTTCATGGAACTatataatagctttttttttttttttaaacccttttcttccatcttcgagtcaatactgagaagaaaggtaagggctaggcaatgggggtcaagtgacttgcccaaggtcacacagctgagaagtgcctggggccagatttgaacccaggacctcctgttgaggcctggttctcaatccactgagccacccagctgccgctATATAGTAGCTTTTGAAAATGGTATGTAGGGTAGCACAGCATTGCTGTctacctttaaaatttttcagaaattaaaatacataaatatataaagaaatatgtacatatgcatattttatatattttgatgtTGGTTTCCATTGCTCACTAAAGCctgtaatatatatgtacaatttTCAAGATTAGATAAGCCCCTCCACCAGGCCTATTTGGAGTATACGCATTTACTTATgtctttattattaattatctaaTGAATAATCAAAGCAATTATCATTTCCCAGAGTTTTTCTgctaataatttttaagtttcaACTCTGCCAGCACTGGTTTTGGTTGCTAAGACTAACATGAAGTTACTTATAAGATTCCATGAAGTTTAGTGATAACAAGCTAGTATGTATTTTACGGGGTTACATGAAAACTAAACAagcttttaaaatgtactttataaatagcataaatcacatttattttgtaaaactaGCCCAGATGTAGGGTAATCTTACAATTggacagataaatttctttatgcCAAAGTGATTCTTCCCTAGATTAGAACAGATAATCAAGAGAGTAGGCTTTAATCCAATCACAACAGTATTTTAAGAGTCCTATTTTCAAGTTATCCGTGGTGATCATTCATTATATACTTCTGCctttttggaaaaacaaacaCTTTATTCATCACTTATAATGGTTTCATATTCATTTACTTAATTTCAGCTAATGGAAATGGTAGGTCTTCATTGTGAAGGGAAAATATACACAGCGTTAACCACTGAGAACTCTTCTTTCCCACAGatgacatatatatacatacatacatacatatatatgacatatatatatatacacacacacacatatatgtacacacatatgccTTATTCAGAATATATAACCCATCgctttattttctaaataagaaaaaaattctaagccAAATTATGCTTACCAGAAACAtgatttggaaccaatatatcaaagtaaaaaatcaaatgtaatctTATTGATCTTACTTTTTAGATAAAGATATGGTTCTTTTTCAAGATAGACTATTGGTCAAATAAAGTTCtgtaaaacacaaaataaaataagcatttgtatTGGACTAACCCatttatttgaaaacatttttaagttaagaaaaggcaaaaagataCAACTACATAAAGAAAACTGAATCACATTCTCACACTACTTGAACACACACGGCAGTGGCCAAACATAATAAAATGTGGAATGGACCGCAgtgtttaatgaaaaaaaaaaaaaaaattcagaactgTGAAATATTTTAAGCTTCTAACTTCACTGATTCCAGAACTGAACGTGCATCTTTATATTCTTCAGATTCttccaaatctttttcattttcctaaaaggaaacaataaatatgagctttttttcaattcaataattatttattaaatacctaccacTGGCCATTTGAAACAGTCATTTGTTGTGATTCTAGTACTAATAACAACCATGAAAGTCTTATAAATCAGAGGGGCTTGACTACCTGGTATCATGTCATATCTCTACATATAGATCAATGCAGACATATCCcttggaagagagggaagagattctACTTTTTATAGATGGGTATTACTGTATGAATGAAACATCTTTCAATCTTTTCTGCATAGCATATCTttactataattattatatgACATCAGGAATTAATAAGGCATTATTTAAATAAActtagaaaaacatttaaaaatacaatcaaaTGCATTTCATAAGATATAAAAGGTAAATTATTACTTTGATTATTTGTCTACTATTTTGGTTAAAATCTATTATTTCTATCATCCAACCAAATTTTTGGAACTATAAGACTATTTATAGACCTGGTacaaatgtttaatatttatgGCAAAATATTCAGTCTATGCCATAGCAAAATAAATCAGTTACTAGACTGGTACTGGAAATGAATGTATCTGGTTATAGTGTTACTTGGGAAAGTTAATCTTCTGACTTgtctaaatttttttattcatttttcccctgGTATTGATTTTTATTAGGATGCTTACCAATTACATGGCATAACACCAGGCGACATCATGATAACTTGCCACATTTGTGTAAGTtctaagttggtttttttttttaacttaactaCAGACCAAAAAAATGGACAGTCAATTACAAATATATTGAGGATTATAATAATGAATTActggagggaagagaataaagtgGATATAAACTTGCTCTGAATTGTCATGTATTAAAAAAAGGACAGGTAATTTACTTAATAAAGacaaattttatttgtttcctaAACTTCTCTGTTATTTTATGCCAGATCTTTATTATCtatcagaaaaatatgtaaaggtCTTTGGAGACACTGTTGTTCTGGATAATATGTAATGCATTATCCTAAgtcaacattaattttttaagtgtttttaaagAATCAATCCTTTAGGCTCCTGCTTCTTGAAAATAAGCATTCTAGCAACTAAAGGGCTAAGGAGtatattctattatttaaaacagattttaaatTGGAAGTTACTCTCCATTCTTATGTCTCTGCTTCAAAACAACAACCTCTTTCTATATGACTGTCAATATCAGATCTTTCTCCTTTACAAcagttttaaagatttttgaaaGGCAAATGATATGGAGTTGGGAAAAAATTATTGTCAAATAACATGGTAAAATTTGGGAACTTTACCAAATGTAGATCCAGGAGAAATGCTACATATTCCAGGCAAATAAAGTTTATTGACTTCATACAAGAATACATAAGAATATATTTGATAAGCCTAAAACCTctcatgaaataaattttaaaataagcattAGATAAGTTGAGACCCCACCCCCGCAGAaggctgatttaaaaaaattatataggaaAACAATTCAGGAAGATAACTATGTAGCTACTAATTAATTTTGggtaaagaaacaaacaaacaaaaaaaagaactgtggcATAATAGATGGAATAGGAGGTCTGAATTCAGGTTCCATTTTTGATATGCTAATAACTATGTGAATccaagcaaatcacttagtctGTCAGTGACTTAGTTAACTCTTAAAAGATTTTATGTTGCAAAATAGTCGCCAATTTGCTTTGGTAGAAGGAATGTGCCCCAcaggagttctctataccaaaTTAATTACATATCtggattttaaaaagtcaatacaAAAAATGGGGTTAGCAGAGGGGTGATGAGAACTCATAATGGAATTGACTAATTACTTAATTAATGGTGCAGATCTTTTGTCCTTTGTGAATATTTTAGCAATGCTTAAAATTCTTATCTATGTACAAAAAACTGGAACAGAATGAAGTAAAAACTGCTATAGGTATTTCTGGAAATTTACAATTTATGGAACAGTTTCTCCTTTGAAATAGAAGGCATTAATACCTGCATGTATGGCAAAAATACTTTTAATCCAGATCCAAGTACTTTTGAGTTGGGAGACTGGAAGAATAACTATTTAGGAATAGCATTTTATATCTTAAATTGCTTAGTATCTGGGTCTAAAAAAATTTGGATGCCTTTTGAAAACTTCCTTATTCCTGTGAAACATTTGGGCACCTCAGATGAAAATCTATCCTCTGTGTAGAATAAAATACTGATGCAGAAAGTGAACACTAACCAACAATCAAAGATACGATAGAAAGGATAGCATAGATGCATCCTCTGACAGCTAGCTATCAATTCAAATTGACTTATGTCTAATAGTAAGTTTGTACAAAAGGAACAAATATGTTAGAAAATATTACTGCAGTTGATAATTAAGAACAGTATCTGTAATACACTTTCTGTAATATAATAATGTCATAATGCAAATGAATTGAAGTTTTTAACTAATCTTTAATAACAAATATTGGGAATTAAGTTTTCTGTGTTTTTGGTTGAAAAAAGGCCTCAAACACAAGATACAATATGCCCTGTTTTACATACCAACAACTGTAGAAGGTCAGAACGTGCAGCTTCCAATCTGCGTTGGCAATCTGGAATCATCATTCGAGATTCTTGCAAAATTTCTGTCTGTAAATATAATAtgtcaaatgtttaaaaatatctagGCATCTTAGACTACATCTATTATATTCTAAACCTTTAGAAAATATGTAGGtattttagagaaattaaaaattcttAGATCTCTTTTCTAATTTGAATATTCAATAAAcaacattctatttcctcttccacAAAAAACTGCTTAAAAAATACTTACATATGTCAAAATGGcataagaaaaacatgattgactTTATTTACAGCTTAtcataaaatttttaacattgaGTTAAACAAACAAAGCATCTTTGTATTCACTTTTTTCCACGTTAACTGAAAATTAACAAGTAAAAGCTTTCCAAAGCATGTTAGTTTAAAAAGGCTATTTAAAAGAAACTATTTCCCCTGCTGTCACAAAGCACCTCCATCCAAAATGGGATCAGCTGGTTATATAAATATCTCCTGCATCTTTTgagtaataaagaaaaacagtgtTCAGATAATACCACATAGAGATAATTACTGCATGAAAAAAGTTATTGAGTTATTGATCACATCATGTGCACACGGCAGGAGGTTCTCCCTGAAAGacaaaggtaaagaaaaatgaaaagccaAGACCAGCAGGTTCATATTTTTGATGCTTATCATGCATAAAAAGTTATTACTTATCCTTGTGCTTCATTTTAGGAAAGAGATTATTCTCACCATGCAGTTTGAGTCAAATTACCAACCTGGCACCCCTCTGAACCTGAACACTTGGCCATTCCAACCGAAAACACCACAGAATTAAATACAAGAATACTGATTCtggggaatatttttttctggaatcaaAATCCATTGTTCAAAACTGGTTGTGTATAGTGTAGTATGATGAATCAAATGacagtagaagaaaaaattatcaaatcTATGAGTGTGAAACCCAATCTATAAGTAGGACAGATACATAATAACAAgatcatatttttcttaaaatggcaCATTCTTTTTATGAGGGAGTTTTTTCTTTAAGTTATATTAAGAGGAACCAATATTGCAgccctattatgtgctaggtcttattgtgctaaatgctaaacACTGTTGTAAAAGCAccttaagaaaaatgttttaaaataagcaatgatcTTTTTTCAAATGAGTCTGAAATGTGAACTTTTAACAAGAAGTTTAATTTCCTATTTGCCTTGTGATTTGAACTGATTAGAAATAACTAGATACTTATTTATCCTCTTAGGAAAGAAATATCCTACAAAATGAAAAGTAtggaagaattaataaaaattttgtatGCAAAATGTATCAAACATTctaagaacaattaatctcattgttacatataattttttgttagatttgaaAAAGAGACTTGTGATGGTACAAATATGGTGGCACAAAAATGCTAAATTAAATGTTATCAAAGTGGCTATAGCAATGTATCATAAAGATATGTTATTATTAGATTAGGTTTAAAACAAATACAAGGTTAGTCCAATATTGGGAAAATTTTAACATAACAGTTCATATAAACAATAAGGACAAAATCCAAGATACAAATAGATGCTTTTTAGTAAGCTCCAAtcctaatttttattaaaaacaccTAGAGAACATAGGacatgtacttttaaaaatatctaagtAATATCTAACATTAAGAGTTAGCATTATATATAATGGGGACAAAccagaagtctttccaataagatcagggataaaGCAAGGATAACCTACTATTTGACTTAATGTCAGTTACCCTTAACCTTACAGAAATGGTTTATCATGGTGTGGCCATTGCATAAGCTATAGCTTCTTGCAGTCATAGGTAAAAGCCGGGTAGCAGGTAgataccaaaggaggaaagcagccctgaaagggcTTGGCAAACTCTTACCACAGCAGTGGTACTAGTATTCCCTGAACACCCAGCAAATCCACTGGTGAATTAGGGAGCTGTCTAGACCAGGTATGTGAAAGACTTCCCTCAGTGGAAGGGGcagataaaaacaatttgttccaacagccacaGAGGCAGCAGAAGTGGGCATTGTGGAGAGCTTGGTTAGATATCGAAGAAGCCAAGGTTATTTACTGTATTCGGAGCTATCACCAGTTATCTTggcttttgttttgccactgaactttgatgtctctggaagagaACGAGGGCTTTGTGTaactgccttacttaaatccaatatATGAGCAAATCAAGTCataccagtgatgtcattttgattcTTAAGTACAAAGAACAAAATCCATTTGATTCaatactagaaatgctaattttagtaataagacaagaaaatttttgagaaaaagcataggcaaagaagaaaacgATCACTTTTTATAAATGATGTGGTGATTTAGAGAAACCTAGTTAgctaaaaattaatataaacaataacttcagcaaagtaacagtatataaatatacaaagatCACCAGTATTTCTCTatagaatcaagaaaactcaggaggaagagatagagaaattccgtttaaaataactacagaaagtATAAAATTCTTGAGTCTACCTATTAAGAAATAAATCAAGAATTTTATGAATGTAactataaaacactatataataTCTTAGTATTAAATAAAACATAAGGACCCCAGCTATTACAGTAAGAATTCACTATCTGACAAGAACTTGTCaaatgaatttttacaaaaaaaaatttggcaAGGAAAATTTGAAAGCAGTCTGttagaaattaggtatagaccagtacCTCCCATCATTTATTAAGATGAATGaataagatatttattaagtatttactatgggTAAAGCATTGTGATAAGCACTGGTATttaaaaaagacagtccctgctcccaGGGAACACATATGACATATGGCACATAGGAAAAAGTATcaatcatttccactgataaaatcacatcATTTTCTGGTggtgaaccatttgacagtgccaaggccTTTGGTGGCAGAAACTTTCTGAGAGGTTGTGATAGCTTGGTGGCATTGGGCTAGAAGAACCTAGTTCTGAGATTTCTCCATCAGGATCTAAGGGGAGATGATGGTCAAAGAAGTGATGATAGGTATGACTTGTCTGTTACATACTGCCTTCTGTCTTTCCCCCTGGGTGTTTTGTTACTTCAGATAGGCTGGCTTGCATGCTCTATGTGTAGCAGTTAGTGGGGATGGCTGGTTTCAGCCGCAGGAGTTGATTCCTTGTGGAAACTTAATACTAACCTGTACCTCTTTTTTGGCACCACAAGACAATCTTTGGATTATAAAGAAGAAGTTTAATCTTAATACTGAAGCTACAAGGCGCTTCTTGGCTCCCTTCCTGAAAGAGGGTGGAGCCAAGTTCTCTGTTTATTTGTAAACAAACGTCTTAACATTAAATATGGCCTGATTCCTGAAGTCCAGAAAACCTGctctttattatttaacaaataattataaattaagaagcagttttcagaaaataTTAATCATAATATCCCCAAAAGATGAGTATGAGGACTAAGTTGAAAGAAGGATGGGGATTGGCGGGAAGGATAGCATTATCAGGGCTCTGGAGTCTGTAAAACCTTATTGGTGGAAACTGGTGGTGATGAGGATGTTGGGACCCCTTTCCACAATGACTTCTCCCCTCAATGATAGCTGTGGAGATCTAGATTAGAAATAAGTCTGGTGGTTGGAAGGGAGGTGCCATCACTCCTCTTAAGGCTCTTGGGACTGTAATGTGGAAAAGGGGGTTTTGGGGTAAATATAGtaaaaggttaggtcaccaggggattgaataattatcaattcccaaatAAAGAGTAACCTTAAGTTAAAATGAtgtttatggaaatttatttacaaatgagaagaggaagaagaaataaggaaataagaatctaacacagtaggtaatttgctctgatcccctagttaatccaggcagatctaattaacccaaggcCTGAAACTCAGAGGACCAGAGGCCTGGAGGGTCCCAggggtgaatgaagcaaaagcttcggtcacaaagtctctattaaaagggaagttccttaagagaagttcaggaagattcagtcttaaactcaccacgtggaatgtcccggtcacgaaccagcagagctccctcaggtcctcttcacaaaccagaagacccagctcagctgactgaggtctctttttaaagaggtCTCTTTTGCGTCACTCCCTGTGCCTGCCTCTTAATTTACATGTACAATCACaaaagatgcttttcttaggactggccacaaggcagtcagtaaattctgatttgttactttAGCACACATgtgttacagaccacccaaaaatggagatgttttcacctttggcgattaaatctaaagatgggcagtgtagatttaatctaattgtCACAGGACCAGAGTCCTGAGTTATCTCTGATAAaagatttcatttctaaaatacataaatggattcaaatgtaaaagaataagAATCATTGTGTAACTGAAAAATTTGATCAAAGGCTATGAACTGGTGCTTTTCAAAAGATGCTTTCCAAGAGATTAACACCCAATATTAAAAATGCTCCAACTCACTaagtagagaaattcaaattaaagcaactctaaggtcccacttcacatctatcagattgtgTAAAAATgccagaaaagaggaaaaagacaaatgttaGAAAGACTATATGTGAAAAGGTACACTACTACATTATTAGTGGAATTAACATGTCACTAAACTATTTTTTGACCTAGCTAAGAATATGTTTAATACCACAACAAgtgaacaaaagaagaaaaggactcattaataaaaatattcataattgttCTTTTTATGGCAGCAAAAACCTTGGAAATTAGTTGTAATAGCAATAgtaaataaattatggcatacAAATGTAACGGAACACTATTGTTCCAAATTAAATGATAATGATTAAAGTTTCAAAGAAACTTAGAAGACCTGAATGAACAGATGCAGAAtaaatgagcagaaataataataaaccatACAATAAATAGCAAcattgaaag encodes:
- the TBCA gene encoding tubulin-specific chaperone A, with the protein product MADPRVRQIKIKTGVVKRLVKEKLMYEKEAKQQEEKVEKMKAEDGENYAIKKQTEILQESRMMIPDCQRRLEAARSDLLQLLENEKDLEESEEYKDARSVLESVKLEA